A single genomic interval of Mycolicibacterium sp. MU0053 harbors:
- a CDS encoding pyruvate carboxylase produces MISKVLVANRGEIAIRAFRAAYELGVGTVAVYPYEDRNSVHRLKADESYQIGESGHPVRAYLSVDEIVSTARAAGADAVYPGYGFLSENPELAAACAAAGITFVGPSAETLQLTGNKSRAIAAAREAGLPALASSEPSSSPEALLAAAKSMQFPLFVKAVAGGGGRGMRRVADPADLADAIDAASREAESAFGDPTVFLEQAVINPRHIEVQILADNYGNVIHLFERDCSVQRRHQKVIELAPAPNLDPALRDQICADAVAFARQIGYTCAGTVEFLLDERGQHVFIEMNPRIQVEHTVTEEITDVDLVSAQLRIASGESLSDLGLSQDAIVTHGAALQCRITTEDPANGFRPDTGRVTAYRSPGGAGIRLDGGTNLGADVSAHFDSMLVKLTCRGRDFATAVRRARRAVAEFRIRGVSTNIPFLQAVLDDPDFLAGRVTTSFIDERPQLLTARSSADRGTKILNYLADVTVNQPHGERPSKVYAQDKLPDLDLSVPPPPGSKQRLVELGPTGFARWMRDSPSLLVTETTFRDAHQSLLATRIRSTGLLTVAPYVARMTPELLSMECWGGATYDVALRFLKEDPWERLAALREAMPNICLQMLLRGRNTVGYTPYPTTVTTAFVQEATATGVDIFRIFDALNNVESMRPAIEAVRATGTAVAEVAMSYTGDLSDPGERLYTLDYYLRLAEQIVAAGAHVLAIKDMAGLLRVPAAQTLVAALKSRFDLPVHLHTHDTPGGQLATYVAAWHSGADAVDGAAAPLAGTTSQPALSSIVAAAAHTDFDTGLSLDAVCDLEPYWEALRKMYAPFDVAASGPPFPTGRVYRHEIPGGQLSNLRQQAIALGLGDRFEDIEANYEAADRVLGRLVKVTPSSKVVGDLALALVGAGIGADEFAADPGRYDIPDSVIGFLRGELGEPAGGWPEPLRTKALEGRGAAKPVPELSPEDEQVLAAPGPKRQATLNRLLFPGPTKEFEAHRDEYGDTSQLSANQFFYGLRRGEEHRVKLEKGVELLIGLEAISEADERGMRTVMCILNGQLRPVLIRDRSIASAVPAAEKADRTNADHVAAPFAGVVTISVVEGDTVEAGATVATIEAMKMEAAITAPKAGTVARVAVSDTAQVEGGDLLVVVS; encoded by the coding sequence GTGATATCGAAGGTACTGGTGGCGAATCGGGGCGAGATCGCGATTCGCGCCTTCCGCGCGGCCTACGAGCTCGGGGTCGGGACCGTGGCGGTGTATCCGTACGAGGACCGCAATTCGGTGCACCGGCTCAAGGCCGACGAGTCCTATCAGATCGGCGAGTCCGGGCATCCGGTCCGGGCGTACCTCTCGGTCGACGAGATCGTGTCCACGGCGCGCGCTGCCGGCGCCGATGCGGTCTATCCGGGCTATGGCTTCCTGTCGGAGAACCCGGAGTTGGCCGCGGCCTGCGCTGCCGCCGGCATCACGTTCGTCGGACCGTCGGCCGAAACCCTGCAACTGACCGGCAACAAGTCACGCGCGATCGCCGCCGCGCGCGAGGCCGGCCTGCCGGCGCTGGCCTCCTCGGAGCCGTCGTCGTCGCCGGAGGCGTTGCTGGCGGCGGCGAAGTCGATGCAGTTCCCGTTGTTCGTCAAGGCCGTCGCCGGTGGTGGTGGCCGGGGTATGCGCCGGGTCGCCGATCCGGCTGATCTGGCCGATGCGATCGACGCCGCCTCCCGGGAAGCCGAATCCGCGTTCGGGGATCCGACGGTCTTTCTCGAGCAGGCGGTGATCAACCCGCGCCACATCGAGGTGCAGATCCTGGCCGACAACTACGGCAACGTGATCCATCTGTTCGAGCGGGACTGCAGTGTGCAGCGGCGGCATCAGAAGGTCATCGAGTTGGCGCCGGCGCCGAATCTCGATCCCGCGCTGCGCGACCAGATCTGCGCCGACGCCGTGGCATTCGCGCGCCAGATCGGCTACACCTGTGCGGGCACGGTGGAATTCCTGCTCGACGAGCGCGGTCAGCATGTGTTCATCGAGATGAACCCGCGGATTCAGGTGGAACACACCGTGACCGAGGAGATCACCGATGTGGATCTGGTCTCGGCGCAGCTGCGGATCGCCTCCGGCGAGTCGCTGAGCGATCTGGGGCTGAGTCAGGACGCGATAGTCACGCACGGGGCCGCCCTGCAGTGCCGCATCACGACCGAGGATCCGGCCAACGGATTCCGTCCCGACACCGGGCGGGTGACGGCGTACCGGTCACCGGGCGGCGCCGGGATCCGGTTGGACGGCGGCACCAACCTCGGTGCCGACGTGAGTGCGCACTTCGACTCCATGCTGGTGAAGCTGACCTGCCGCGGCCGGGACTTCGCGACCGCGGTGCGCCGGGCCCGGCGTGCGGTGGCCGAGTTCCGGATTCGCGGGGTGTCCACCAATATCCCGTTCCTGCAAGCGGTTCTGGATGATCCCGACTTCTTGGCCGGACGCGTGACGACCTCATTCATCGACGAGCGTCCGCAGCTGCTGACGGCCCGCTCCTCGGCCGATCGCGGCACGAAGATCCTCAACTATCTGGCCGATGTGACGGTGAATCAACCGCACGGCGAACGCCCGTCCAAGGTGTACGCGCAGGACAAGCTGCCGGACCTGGACCTGTCCGTGCCGCCGCCGCCGGGTTCCAAGCAGCGGTTGGTGGAGTTGGGGCCGACGGGCTTCGCGCGCTGGATGCGCGATTCGCCGTCGTTGCTGGTTACCGAGACGACGTTCCGCGATGCCCATCAGTCGTTGCTGGCCACCAGGATTCGCTCCACCGGCCTGCTGACGGTGGCGCCGTACGTCGCGCGGATGACCCCGGAGTTGTTGTCGATGGAGTGCTGGGGCGGGGCGACCTACGACGTGGCGCTGCGCTTCCTGAAAGAGGACCCGTGGGAGCGGCTGGCGGCGTTGCGGGAGGCGATGCCGAACATCTGTCTGCAGATGCTGTTGCGGGGCCGAAACACGGTGGGCTACACGCCGTATCCGACCACCGTGACCACGGCGTTCGTGCAGGAGGCCACGGCCACCGGGGTGGATATCTTCCGGATTTTCGATGCGCTGAACAACGTGGAGTCCATGCGCCCGGCGATCGAGGCGGTCCGCGCGACCGGTACCGCGGTCGCCGAGGTCGCGATGTCCTACACCGGCGATCTCAGTGACCCCGGTGAGCGGCTGTACACGTTGGACTACTACCTGCGCCTGGCCGAGCAGATCGTGGCGGCCGGCGCGCACGTGCTGGCGATCAAGGACATGGCGGGCCTGCTGCGGGTGCCGGCGGCCCAAACCCTGGTTGCCGCCCTGAAGTCCCGCTTCGACCTGCCGGTGCACCTGCACACCCATGACACCCCGGGCGGGCAGTTGGCGACGTATGTGGCGGCCTGGCATTCCGGCGCGGACGCCGTCGACGGTGCGGCCGCGCCGTTGGCGGGCACGACGAGTCAGCCGGCGTTGAGTTCGATCGTGGCCGCCGCTGCCCACACCGACTTCGACACCGGTCTGTCGCTGGATGCGGTCTGCGATCTGGAGCCGTACTGGGAGGCGCTGCGAAAGATGTACGCGCCGTTCGATGTTGCGGCGTCCGGCCCTCCCTTCCCGACCGGGCGGGTGTACCGCCACGAGATCCCCGGCGGGCAGCTGTCCAATCTGCGCCAGCAGGCGATCGCGTTGGGACTCGGGGACCGGTTCGAGGACATCGAGGCCAACTACGAGGCCGCCGACCGCGTGCTGGGCCGATTGGTGAAGGTGACCCCGTCGAGCAAGGTGGTGGGGGATCTGGCTCTGGCGCTGGTCGGCGCCGGGATCGGGGCCGATGAGTTCGCGGCCGATCCGGGCCGCTACGACATTCCGGATTCGGTGATCGGCTTCTTGCGGGGCGAGCTCGGGGAACCCGCCGGCGGCTGGCCGGAACCGTTGCGCACCAAGGCTCTTGAGGGGCGTGGTGCGGCCAAGCCGGTGCCGGAACTGTCGCCCGAGGACGAGCAGGTGCTGGCCGCGCCGGGCCCGAAACGCCAGGCCACGTTGAACCGGTTGCTGTTTCCCGGGCCCACCAAGGAGTTCGAGGCCCACCGCGACGAGTACGGCGACACCAGCCAGCTCAGCGCGAATCAGTTCTTCTACGGGCTGCGTCGCGGTGAGGAACACCGGGTCAAGCTGGAAAAGGGAGTCGAGCTGCTGATCGGGCTGGAGGCCATCTCCGAGGCCGACGAGCGCGGCATGCGCACCGTGATGTGCATCCTCAACGGCCAGTTGCGGCCGGTGCTGATCCGTGATCGCAGCATCGCCTCGGCGGTGCCGGCCGCGGAGAAGGCCGACCGCACCAACGCCGACCACGTGGCCGCCCCCTTTGCCGGGGTCGTCACGATCAGCGTGGTCGAGGGCGATACCGTCGAGGCCGGCGCGACCGTCGCCACCATCGAGGCCATGAAGATGGAGGCCGCGATCACCGCTCCCAAGGCGGGCACCGTGGCGCGGGTTGCGGTGTCGGACACCGCCCAGGTCGAGGGCGGGGATCTGCTGGTGGTGGTCAGCTGA
- a CDS encoding vitamin K epoxide reductase family protein, whose product MSVESTAPDVDRATDEREPAQTGVAVGRPSAVWILLAGLVGLLASFTLMVEKVELLIDPAYVPSCNMNPVLSCGSVMNTPQAGAFGFPNPLIGVIAFTVVIVTGVLVVAKVRLPQWYWVGLAIGTALGAAFVHYLIFQSLYRIGALCPYCMVVWAVTIPLLAVVASVALRPLAGNPVLRVIYQWRWSIVTLWFTALFLMSLVRFWDYWSTLI is encoded by the coding sequence ATGAGCGTCGAGTCCACCGCGCCGGACGTCGACCGCGCCACGGACGAACGGGAGCCGGCGCAGACCGGCGTCGCGGTGGGCCGACCGAGTGCGGTGTGGATCCTGCTCGCCGGTCTCGTCGGGCTGCTGGCCTCCTTCACCTTGATGGTGGAGAAGGTCGAACTGCTGATCGACCCGGCCTATGTGCCGTCGTGCAACATGAACCCGGTGCTGTCCTGCGGGTCGGTGATGAACACCCCGCAGGCCGGGGCATTCGGATTCCCGAATCCGCTGATCGGGGTCATTGCGTTCACCGTGGTGATCGTCACCGGCGTGCTGGTAGTTGCCAAAGTTCGCTTGCCGCAATGGTATTGGGTGGGCCTGGCCATCGGTACCGCACTCGGTGCGGCCTTCGTGCACTACCTGATCTTTCAGAGCCTGTACCGCATCGGCGCGTTGTGCCCGTACTGCATGGTGGTCTGGGCGGTCACCATTCCGCTGCTGGCCGTCGTCGCGTCCGTCGCGCTGCGCCCGCTGGCCGGCAACCCGGTGTTGCGGGTCATCTATCAGTGGCGATGGTCGATTGTCACGCTATGGTTCACAGCATTGTTTTTGATGAGCCTGGTCAGGTTCTGGGACTACTGGTCGACGCTGATCTAA
- a CDS encoding DsbA family protein — protein sequence MAKSSKRTAKYDLKAADRKRNLAVQIGLTAIVVLFAVGLVFYIVSNGDKRQTGEAQAVRVESTSVIKADDSDQPKVVISVYEDFLCPHCAEFEAAFGSTINKLINSGAVAVDYYMLGIMDSPVNQDGSSRAANAGYCVAEADTTPTKEAFRRFHTALFMQQQPTGTPNSALIETARQAGVVDGVAECVNGGKFVDMVGGLAAATNVTATPSVRINGEDYQQSTPAALIAAVTDIVGEVPGLDTAAPAPQPAPAPAPAPAP from the coding sequence GTGGCCAAGTCATCGAAACGCACCGCCAAGTACGACCTGAAGGCGGCCGACCGCAAGCGGAACCTGGCCGTACAGATCGGTCTGACCGCGATCGTGGTCCTCTTCGCGGTGGGGCTGGTGTTCTACATCGTCAGCAACGGCGACAAGCGCCAGACCGGCGAGGCCCAGGCCGTCCGGGTGGAGTCGACCTCTGTCATCAAGGCCGACGACAGCGATCAGCCCAAGGTCGTCATCTCGGTCTACGAGGACTTCCTGTGCCCGCACTGCGCGGAGTTCGAGGCCGCCTTCGGATCCACCATCAACAAGCTGATCAACAGCGGCGCCGTGGCGGTCGACTACTACATGCTGGGGATCATGGACTCGCCGGTGAACCAGGACGGCTCCTCGCGGGCCGCCAACGCGGGCTACTGCGTGGCCGAGGCCGACACCACCCCCACCAAGGAGGCGTTCCGGCGCTTCCACACCGCGTTGTTCATGCAGCAGCAGCCGACCGGAACCCCGAACAGCGCGCTGATCGAGACGGCCCGCCAGGCCGGTGTGGTCGACGGCGTCGCCGAATGCGTCAACGGTGGAAAGTTCGTCGACATGGTCGGCGGCCTGGCCGCGGCGACCAACGTCACCGCGACCCCGTCGGTCCGGATCAACGGCGAGGACTACCAGCAGAGCACCCCGGCGGCCCTGATCGCCGCGGTCACCGACATCGTCGGTGAGGTCCCCGGCCTCGACACCGCGGCCCCGGCGCCTCAGCCCGCTCCGGCCCCGGCGCCCGCCCCGGCCCCATGA
- a CDS encoding alpha/beta hydrolase, which produces MLRIGAKLTPKVLPRIPAPVQRALGGGGAVVIDGNTLDPTLQLLVAALRLNGVTGLVLDEQDVAASRQAFRDLCVALGGPPAPVAVESVSIPRPGAGVIGARHYRPHDAAAGSTALLVFYHGGGYVLGDLDSYDSLCRQICHDAHVQVLSVDYRLAPEHRAPAAVEDCFTAYRWAAAHAAELGADPLRIAVGGDSAGGALAAAVAQAARDAGTDSVPLPVLQLLIYPWTDIAAPSRSRALFASGFVLTQRDLDWCGAAYLAGSGVDVTDPRVSPLQAADLAGLPPALVLTAGFDPLRDEGNRYAEALAAAGVPVDLRAMGSLLHGFANFNELGGAVSRAIAEMVSALAAHLRRP; this is translated from the coding sequence ATGCTGCGCATCGGCGCCAAGCTCACCCCCAAGGTGCTGCCCCGGATCCCCGCCCCCGTGCAGCGGGCGCTGGGCGGCGGCGGCGCGGTGGTGATCGACGGCAACACCCTGGACCCCACCCTGCAGTTGCTGGTCGCGGCGCTGCGTCTGAACGGCGTGACGGGCCTGGTGCTCGACGAGCAGGATGTCGCCGCCAGCCGGCAGGCCTTCCGCGATCTGTGCGTGGCCCTCGGTGGACCGCCGGCGCCGGTGGCGGTGGAGTCGGTGTCGATTCCGCGCCCCGGGGCCGGGGTGATCGGAGCCCGCCATTACCGACCGCACGATGCGGCGGCGGGGTCGACGGCGCTGCTGGTGTTCTACCACGGTGGCGGCTACGTGCTCGGCGACCTGGACTCCTACGACTCGTTGTGCCGACAGATCTGCCACGACGCGCACGTCCAGGTGTTGTCGGTGGATTACCGGTTGGCGCCCGAACACCGGGCGCCGGCTGCCGTCGAGGACTGCTTCACCGCCTACCGGTGGGCCGCTGCGCACGCCGCGGAACTCGGGGCCGATCCGCTGCGCATCGCGGTGGGCGGCGACAGTGCCGGCGGGGCGCTGGCCGCGGCGGTGGCCCAGGCGGCCCGCGATGCCGGCACCGATTCGGTGCCGCTGCCGGTGCTGCAGCTGTTGATCTACCCGTGGACCGACATCGCCGCGCCCAGCCGATCGCGGGCGCTGTTCGCCAGCGGCTTCGTGTTGACCCAGCGGGACCTGGACTGGTGCGGGGCGGCCTATCTGGCGGGCTCGGGAGTCGACGTGACCGACCCCCGGGTTTCGCCGCTGCAGGCCGCTGACCTTGCGGGACTGCCGCCGGCGCTGGTGCTGACCGCCGGATTCGATCCGCTGCGCGACGAGGGGAACCGCTACGCCGAGGCGCTGGCGGCCGCCGGGGTGCCGGTCGATCTGCGGGCGATGGGTTCGCTGCTGCACGGCTTCGCCAATTTCAACGAGTTGGGTGGTGCGGTGAGCCGCGCCATCGCCGAGATGGTCTCCGCGCTCGCGGCCCACCTCCGGCGTCCCTGA
- a CDS encoding aldo/keto reductase has translation MTSKGQSGATVPVIGLNDENTMPALGLGVGELGPEQTEAAVASALELGYRLIDTAATYENEAAVGKAIRESGIDRAEIFVTTKLANAEQGFQSSQDALKASLDRLGLEYVDLYLVHWPDPARGKFVDSWGGMLRSREDGLTKSIGVANFTPENLSDLIDLTYVVPVVNQIELHPLLNQAELRSVHSEHGIVTEAYSPLGVGNLLDNPAVTAVAAGYDKSAAQVLLRWNLQLGHVVIPRSSSPERIAQNLDVFDFELSADDMAKLSSLDSSTRFRPDPETYSGI, from the coding sequence ATGACGTCGAAAGGCCAGTCGGGGGCGACTGTTCCGGTAATCGGACTCAATGACGAGAACACCATGCCCGCGTTGGGCCTGGGCGTCGGCGAGCTGGGCCCCGAGCAGACCGAGGCCGCGGTGGCCAGCGCCCTGGAGCTCGGCTACCGCCTGATCGACACCGCCGCGACCTACGAGAACGAGGCCGCGGTCGGCAAGGCGATCCGCGAATCGGGCATCGACCGCGCCGAGATCTTCGTCACCACCAAACTCGCCAACGCCGAGCAGGGCTTCCAGTCCTCGCAGGACGCGCTCAAGGCCAGCCTGGACCGGCTCGGCCTCGAGTACGTGGACCTCTACCTGGTGCATTGGCCCGACCCCGCCCGGGGCAAGTTCGTCGACAGCTGGGGCGGCATGCTGCGGTCCCGCGAGGACGGGCTGACCAAGTCGATCGGCGTGGCCAACTTCACCCCGGAGAACCTCTCCGATCTGATCGACCTCACCTATGTGGTGCCCGTGGTGAACCAGATCGAGCTCCATCCCCTGCTCAATCAGGCCGAGTTGCGGTCCGTGCACTCCGAGCACGGCATCGTCACCGAGGCGTACTCACCGCTGGGGGTCGGCAACCTGCTGGACAATCCCGCCGTGACCGCGGTGGCCGCCGGGTACGACAAGTCCGCGGCACAGGTGCTGCTGCGGTGGAACCTGCAGCTGGGCCACGTCGTCATCCCGCGGTCCTCGTCGCCCGAGCGGATCGCGCAGAACCTCGACGTCTTCGACTTCGAACTCAGCGCCGACGACATGGCCAAGCTGAGCTCGCTCGACAGCTCCACCCGGTTCCGTCCGGACCCGGAGACCTACTCCGGGATCTAA
- a CDS encoding HNH endonuclease family protein, which translates to MKRTTLLWLAALAVLSIVVAGQVLVTTGDRDVIAQATGGPPTVVPGADVLAGIAVIPLRVRGYDYRRAAFGDAWDDNNDAPGGRNGCDTRNDILNRDLIDKTYVAIKRCPDAVATGTLHDPYTNAVVSFVRGNQTGAAVQIDHLVPLALAWDLGARHWTDPMRKRFANDPANLLAVQGQANQNKGDAEPGVWMPPNIAFHCQYAMQFIEVLRGYALPVDAPSAVVLRHAAGSCPAG; encoded by the coding sequence GTGAAGCGGACAACCCTGCTGTGGCTCGCGGCCCTGGCAGTTTTGTCGATTGTGGTGGCGGGCCAGGTGCTGGTCACCACCGGCGACCGCGACGTCATCGCGCAGGCCACCGGTGGCCCGCCGACCGTGGTGCCGGGTGCCGACGTGTTGGCCGGGATTGCGGTGATACCGCTGCGGGTTCGTGGCTATGACTACCGGCGGGCCGCCTTCGGAGATGCCTGGGACGACAACAACGATGCGCCGGGCGGGCGCAACGGCTGCGACACCCGCAACGACATCCTCAACCGCGACCTGATCGACAAGACCTATGTCGCGATCAAACGCTGCCCGGATGCCGTGGCCACCGGCACGCTGCACGATCCCTACACCAACGCGGTGGTGTCCTTTGTCCGCGGCAACCAGACCGGCGCCGCGGTGCAGATCGACCATCTGGTGCCGCTGGCGCTGGCCTGGGATCTGGGCGCCCGGCACTGGACCGACCCCATGCGCAAGCGCTTCGCCAACGATCCGGCCAATCTGCTGGCGGTCCAGGGACAGGCCAACCAGAACAAGGGGGACGCCGAACCCGGCGTCTGGATGCCGCCGAACATCGCGTTCCACTGCCAGTACGCGATGCAGTTCATCGAGGTGCTGCGCGGCTATGCGCTGCCGGTGGACGCCCCCTCGGCGGTCGTGCTGCGGCACGCGGCCGGTAGCTGCCCGGCGGGCTGA